The following proteins come from a genomic window of Dysidea avara chromosome 12, odDysAvar1.4, whole genome shotgun sequence:
- the LOC136241270 gene encoding transforming protein RhoA-like: MDKDFGRMYPLSYPDTDFLLILFCVESKETFQNCVQLWGPEVFHYCPDVPIILVGVSHCYSPHFGIDQPPSNRCVSEEEGKEAAKKIGAYAYYMIVTCTNTMRCMGQHYWE; this comes from the exons ATGGATAAAGATTTTGGACGAATGTATCCATTGTCCTATCCAGACACTGACTTTCTGTTAATATTGTTTTGTGTTGAGTCTAAGGAGACATTTcaaaattgtgtacaattgtGGGGACCGGAAGTATTCCATTATTGTCCTGATGTGCCAATAATATTAGTGGGTGTGTCACACTGCTATAGTCCACACTTTGGTATTGACCAGCCACCTTCAAACAGATGTGTTAGTGAAGAAGAAGGGAAAGAAGCTGCAAAGAAGATTG GAGCTTATGCCTATTATATGATTGTGACTTGTACAAACACTATGAGGTGTATGGGGCAACACTATTGGGAGTGA